In Aquimarina sp. TRL1, a single window of DNA contains:
- a CDS encoding carboxypeptidase-like regulatory domain-containing protein has product MKVRNFLTLFLIPVITISQTKKIFSFEQIPLTEVLQKIEAEYKIKFSYNANRLQGKTISLSYTDNRLEPLLQILEKKLDGSIEKINHRYYVIHFQEEGDEYQICGYIKDASNGEVLGNVTIAIQGRDEGAISDANGYFEILNAKKEDVLVISYIGFSSIEKPVTTFKKGICAAVILFPDNILLGEVLIKEYLIQGIDKTAEGHFIITPQKMGMISGMSEPDLLSSIQQFPGIESPSETASGIFIRGGTPDHNLVLWDGIKMYHTGHFFGMLSAFNPYITKKVKLLKSNIGSYYGDRISGVIDISTEDELNKKVKGGLGSNFTHVDGYIQLPVSSTTGILASFRRSYTDIVRTIMYNRFSERVFQNTKIVTDQDFFTPEFSETTNAFYFSDYTFKIHSKITDKGAVTLSSLYTKNKLDYQASLLDKSEITTNFLAINNKGLSVKYKHKKNAKFSYELSGHYSNYDLNYKGTDLFFGEKRTLLDKENRLEEIGGALDTYWRIGKKWDWRNGVQFFNVDVSYKIENTSDFQDVFDFEDIYEASNIAYAGYSEVTYTGAKDIVIGGIRGSYHHSLNTFLVAPRIAYKRKLTKQLLGKIAGDTKNQTVSQIIELYTNDFGLENQLWAVANKSDIPILKSYQIAFGGEYKANSWLIDIEAYYKFINDLSSIGKGFGTEDTEVLSIGENTIKGIDFLVKKKFTNYTSWISYSYAKSDFLFEGLNDEKTFASNYDIRHSLRWSHTYSWNKFMFSLGWAFRSGTPYTEIVDLENEGEEIALLYEELNGNRLPLYHRLDFSTVYTFDVSKQKNIRGKAGFSILNLYDKQNVINRSYSILEEDDPSGNTLYKLRQTDKVSLRVTPTVFFRLNF; this is encoded by the coding sequence TAGGTTGGAACCTTTGTTACAAATACTCGAAAAAAAACTCGACGGATCAATAGAAAAAATAAATCACCGATATTATGTTATTCATTTTCAGGAAGAGGGTGATGAATATCAGATATGTGGATATATAAAAGATGCTAGTAATGGCGAGGTGTTAGGAAATGTGACTATAGCAATACAAGGAAGAGATGAAGGGGCGATATCTGATGCTAATGGGTATTTCGAAATTTTGAATGCCAAAAAAGAAGATGTACTTGTTATATCATATATAGGATTTTCTAGTATTGAAAAACCGGTAACAACATTTAAAAAAGGTATTTGTGCAGCGGTGATATTATTCCCTGATAATATATTGTTGGGAGAAGTTTTAATTAAAGAATATCTGATACAGGGAATTGATAAAACAGCCGAAGGGCATTTTATTATTACTCCCCAGAAGATGGGAATGATATCAGGAATGAGTGAACCCGATCTTCTAAGTAGCATTCAACAATTTCCTGGAATAGAAAGCCCGAGTGAGACTGCCTCGGGAATTTTTATTCGGGGAGGAACCCCAGATCATAATCTGGTTTTATGGGATGGGATAAAAATGTATCATACAGGACATTTTTTCGGAATGTTATCCGCATTTAATCCATACATTACTAAAAAAGTAAAGTTACTTAAAAGTAATATAGGATCGTATTATGGGGATCGGATTTCCGGGGTTATTGATATTAGTACAGAAGATGAATTAAATAAAAAAGTAAAAGGAGGTTTAGGAAGTAATTTTACCCATGTAGATGGGTATATTCAACTTCCTGTATCTTCAACCACGGGAATATTGGCATCGTTCAGAAGATCATATACCGATATCGTAAGAACTATCATGTACAATCGATTTTCCGAACGAGTGTTTCAAAATACAAAAATAGTAACAGATCAAGATTTTTTTACTCCCGAGTTTTCTGAAACGACAAATGCATTTTATTTTTCGGACTACACATTCAAAATTCACTCAAAGATTACAGATAAAGGAGCAGTGACTTTGAGTAGTTTGTACACCAAAAATAAATTGGATTATCAGGCAAGCTTATTAGATAAAAGTGAAATCACAACGAATTTTTTAGCTATAAATAATAAAGGGCTTAGTGTAAAATATAAGCATAAAAAGAATGCTAAATTTTCGTATGAATTATCAGGACACTATTCCAATTATGATTTAAATTATAAAGGAACCGATCTTTTTTTTGGAGAAAAAAGGACTTTGTTAGATAAAGAAAATAGATTAGAAGAGATAGGAGGAGCATTAGATACATATTGGAGGATTGGAAAAAAATGGGATTGGCGAAATGGGGTGCAGTTTTTTAATGTAGATGTTTCATACAAGATAGAGAATACATCAGACTTTCAGGATGTTTTTGATTTTGAAGATATTTATGAAGCTTCAAATATTGCTTATGCAGGATATTCAGAGGTAACCTATACAGGAGCAAAGGATATTGTGATAGGAGGTATCCGAGGAAGTTATCATCATTCATTAAACACATTTCTGGTCGCTCCTAGAATTGCATATAAACGGAAACTAACAAAACAATTGCTGGGGAAAATAGCAGGAGATACAAAAAACCAAACAGTAAGCCAGATTATTGAGTTATATACGAATGATTTTGGATTAGAAAATCAATTATGGGCAGTCGCAAACAAAAGTGATATTCCTATTCTCAAAAGTTATCAGATAGCTTTTGGCGGAGAATATAAAGCCAATTCATGGCTGATTGATATAGAAGCATATTATAAATTTATCAATGACCTGAGTTCTATAGGAAAAGGTTTTGGTACAGAAGATACCGAGGTTTTATCCATCGGAGAAAATACAATAAAAGGGATTGATTTTTTAGTTAAAAAGAAATTTACAAATTATACATCCTGGATAAGTTATAGCTATGCCAAAAGTGATTTTTTATTTGAAGGATTGAATGATGAAAAAACATTCGCTTCGAATTATGATATCAGACATTCGTTGCGGTGGTCACATACTTATTCATGGAATAAGTTTATGTTTTCATTAGGATGGGCATTTAGATCCGGAACCCCCTATACAGAAATTGTTGACCTGGAAAATGAAGGAGAAGAGATAGCGTTGCTTTATGAAGAATTAAATGGTAATCGATTGCCATTATATCACCGTCTTGATTTTTCTACAGTATATACGTTTGATGTTTCTAAACAAAAAAATATTCGGGGTAAAGCCGGTTTTTCTATCCTCAACCTGTATGATAAACAAAATGTGATTAATCGATCGTATTCGATTCTAGAGGAAGATGACCCGTCAGGAAATACATTGTATAAGCTTAGGCAAACGGATAAAGTATCATTAAGAGTGACTCCTACTGTTTTTTTTAGGCTTAATTTTTGA
- a CDS encoding response regulator transcription factor: MFKKVLVAEDLGSIGHGVASMLKEKTENIDIHQSQYCDDAFLKFRRAEQDNTPFELLITDLSFKACFRERKLTSGIELISAIKAIQPTIKVIMYSIEDRPTKISTFFKKLEINGYVCKSRYGLKELEHSIEEVYNDNIYISPQISNALNKKNVFELNDYDIILLKYLSKGLTQDQIAKEFKKEHISPHSISSVEKRLNKLKQHFKAKNGIHLVAMIKDLGLL; this comes from the coding sequence ATGTTTAAAAAAGTGTTAGTTGCGGAAGACCTAGGAAGTATTGGGCATGGTGTTGCCTCCATGCTTAAGGAAAAAACGGAAAACATTGATATTCATCAATCTCAATACTGTGATGATGCTTTTTTGAAATTTAGAAGAGCTGAACAGGACAACACTCCTTTTGAACTTCTTATTACCGATTTATCATTTAAAGCTTGCTTTAGAGAACGAAAGCTCACCTCCGGTATCGAATTAATTAGCGCTATTAAAGCAATTCAACCCACGATTAAAGTTATCATGTACTCTATAGAGGATCGACCTACCAAGATAAGTACATTTTTCAAAAAACTGGAAATTAACGGATACGTATGCAAAAGCAGGTATGGTCTAAAAGAGCTAGAGCATTCTATAGAAGAAGTTTATAATGATAATATTTATATTTCTCCTCAAATATCAAATGCTCTCAACAAAAAAAATGTTTTTGAATTGAATGATTACGACATTATTTTGTTGAAATATTTATCTAAAGGGCTTACTCAAGATCAAATTGCCAAAGAATTCAAAAAGGAACATATTTCTCCTCATAGCATCAGTTCTGTAGAAAAGCGCTTAAACAAATTAAAACAGCATTTCAAGGCTAAAAACGGTATTCATCTGGTAGCTATGATCAAGGATCTCGGACTGTTATAA
- a CDS encoding tetratricopeptide repeat-containing sensor histidine kinase, with translation MKQYDSLQLFNTQLLHAAILKKNPFHIGKHYSLKGVYYKEVTGDQNSAFYYFNQSKNYFLQIGDNGQVGKALLNMALIQQNFSDFFGSKETITESLQYLIRAQKTKYIASAYSVLATNHRKLLNYEDAIKYYNKAIEITDSEKDRFVYLNNLSAIYIDHKKYKKAIQGFKTILNNSLANKCVKNKARAIDNMAYAKWLSTQIDVENEFQKALNIRLKNKDLRGQIASYTHLAEFFANKDSKAAKKWIDKALIVSKKSNNPKAELDALKLLIKLAPLNLPIKNRYIILQDSLYKQELTVKTQFAKIKYDDKLKQEEILKLKNQKAKQETETAKQKAHKTIFLSSGIIILLIGCFVIYFLKQRYKREKIQETYKTETRISKKVHDELANDIYNVMIQLEDENKPELLNKIEDIYSRTRDISRENSSIDTGQNYPEELSDMLSSYTPIDTMLIVKGFDHINWEKISGEKKVTLYRVLQELMTNMKKHSQAKLVAITFSKSFKLIKINYSDNGRGITEKAINYRNGLYNAENRIKTIGGSFIFDSETENGFKAEIQIPN, from the coding sequence ATGAAACAATACGATAGCTTGCAACTATTCAATACTCAATTATTACACGCTGCTATTCTCAAAAAAAACCCGTTTCATATTGGGAAACATTACTCATTAAAAGGAGTGTACTATAAAGAAGTAACCGGAGATCAAAACAGTGCTTTTTATTATTTTAATCAATCAAAAAATTACTTTCTCCAGATTGGGGATAATGGTCAAGTTGGAAAAGCTTTATTAAACATGGCATTGATTCAACAAAACTTCAGTGATTTTTTTGGAAGTAAAGAAACCATCACAGAATCCTTACAATATCTTATTCGTGCCCAAAAGACTAAATACATCGCTTCTGCTTATAGCGTATTAGCTACGAATCACCGAAAATTATTAAATTATGAAGATGCTATAAAATATTATAACAAAGCCATTGAGATTACAGATTCTGAAAAAGATCGGTTCGTATATCTTAACAACCTATCTGCTATTTATATCGATCACAAAAAATATAAAAAGGCTATTCAGGGCTTCAAAACAATCCTGAATAATTCTCTGGCAAACAAATGCGTAAAAAACAAGGCTCGTGCCATCGATAACATGGCGTATGCCAAATGGCTATCCACTCAGATAGATGTAGAAAATGAGTTTCAAAAAGCGTTAAATATTCGCTTAAAAAACAAAGATCTCAGAGGGCAAATAGCCAGTTATACCCATTTAGCCGAATTCTTTGCAAATAAAGATTCTAAAGCCGCTAAAAAATGGATTGATAAAGCCTTGATTGTATCTAAAAAATCAAACAACCCTAAGGCAGAATTAGACGCTTTAAAACTATTGATCAAGCTAGCTCCGCTTAATCTTCCTATAAAAAACAGGTATATCATTTTACAGGACAGTTTATACAAGCAAGAATTAACAGTCAAGACACAGTTCGCTAAAATAAAATATGACGACAAGTTAAAACAGGAAGAAATTCTAAAACTCAAAAACCAAAAGGCAAAACAAGAAACAGAAACCGCTAAACAAAAAGCACATAAGACTATTTTTCTCTCTAGTGGAATTATCATTCTTTTAATTGGATGTTTCGTTATTTATTTTTTAAAACAGCGATATAAAAGAGAAAAAATACAGGAAACCTATAAAACCGAAACCAGAATATCCAAAAAGGTTCATGATGAGTTAGCGAATGACATCTACAATGTAATGATACAATTAGAAGATGAAAACAAACCGGAACTCCTCAACAAAATAGAAGATATTTACTCCAGAACACGAGATATTTCCAGAGAAAACAGCAGTATTGATACCGGACAAAATTACCCGGAAGAATTATCAGATATGCTGAGTAGCTACACCCCAATAGATACCATGCTAATTGTAAAAGGGTTTGATCATATCAATTGGGAAAAAATATCTGGAGAAAAAAAAGTAACTCTATATAGGGTTCTGCAAGAATTAATGACTAATATGAAAAAACACAGTCAGGCTAAACTCGTAGCAATCACCTTTTCTAAATCTTTTAAATTGATAAAAATAAACTACTCTGATAATGGTAGAGGAATAACTGAAAAAGCAATAAATTACAGAAATGGGCTTTACAATGCGGAAAACCGTATAAAAACTATAGGAGGATCATTTATATTTGATTCGGAAACAGAAAACGGTTTTAAAGCCGAAATACAAATTCCTAATTAA
- a CDS encoding helix-turn-helix domain-containing protein — protein sequence MAEEYIRLIFGLKIKQIRTEKDLSLFGLSKLSGLSKSYLNEIEKGKKYPKTDKIIKLSETLDVPYDKLVSLKLDKNLAPIGDILQSGILDEIPLELFGIHQRDLIDIIANAPSKVNAFISTIFEIAQHYNMSREGFFLASLRSYQEAHNNFFIELEAHALRFANSYQIDLQGNLTSTELEEILIEEYGYTINKEGIPKQEELINLRSVYVPASKTLLLSKEVDEAQRTFIYAKEIGYQYMKIVERPFTFSWIKYDKFEEVLHNFYASYFAGALIIPRDHFKKNLKDLFEMKHFSERAFHKIMKLYNASPESFYQRLTNILPKDFAMQNVFFLRFTHHPKTNKFNLVKELHITHQQQPHANETNEHYCRKWMAIKTLQRTAQKDLTYSFDIQISNYVETNQRYLVFTSATKDPFKNEFYRSIGIGFLISPSLENKINFVNDAKIKEEKVGVTCESCSLSDCDLRVAPPKRLLAKQKNKRTAMLVKEIMAQYEK from the coding sequence ATTGCAGAAGAATACATACGGCTTATTTTTGGATTGAAAATCAAGCAGATACGAACAGAAAAGGATCTATCTCTTTTTGGGTTATCGAAATTAAGTGGCTTATCAAAATCGTACCTAAATGAAATTGAAAAGGGAAAAAAATATCCTAAAACAGACAAAATCATCAAGTTATCAGAGACGCTTGATGTACCATATGACAAATTAGTATCTCTAAAACTCGATAAAAATTTAGCTCCAATAGGGGATATTCTTCAATCGGGAATTCTGGATGAAATTCCATTAGAATTATTCGGAATTCACCAAAGAGATTTGATTGACATCATCGCGAATGCTCCTTCTAAAGTAAATGCTTTTATCAGTACTATTTTTGAAATTGCTCAACATTACAATATGAGCCGGGAAGGTTTTTTTCTCGCCTCGCTCCGATCATACCAGGAGGCACACAATAACTTTTTTATAGAACTGGAAGCACACGCCTTGCGGTTTGCGAATTCTTATCAAATAGATCTTCAGGGAAACCTAACTTCTACGGAATTAGAAGAAATTTTGATAGAGGAATACGGATACACCATCAATAAAGAGGGAATCCCCAAACAGGAAGAGTTAATTAATCTCCGGTCTGTATATGTTCCCGCCAGTAAAACCTTATTATTATCAAAGGAGGTAGATGAGGCACAACGAACTTTTATATATGCCAAAGAAATTGGATATCAATATATGAAAATAGTAGAGCGTCCTTTTACATTTTCATGGATTAAGTATGATAAATTTGAAGAAGTACTTCATAATTTTTACGCATCTTATTTTGCCGGAGCTTTGATTATTCCCAGAGACCATTTTAAAAAAAATCTCAAAGATCTTTTCGAAATGAAGCATTTCTCAGAAAGAGCTTTTCACAAAATCATGAAGTTATACAATGCATCTCCCGAATCTTTCTATCAAAGACTGACCAACATTCTTCCTAAAGATTTTGCCATGCAAAATGTATTTTTTCTTCGCTTCACGCATCATCCCAAAACGAATAAATTTAACCTGGTAAAAGAGTTGCACATCACACATCAGCAACAACCTCATGCCAATGAAACCAATGAGCATTACTGTAGAAAATGGATGGCTATTAAAACACTGCAACGTACTGCTCAAAAAGACCTCACGTATTCTTTTGACATTCAAATCTCTAATTATGTAGAAACGAACCAACGTTATCTGGTATTTACTTCGGCCACTAAAGACCCATTCAAAAATGAATTTTACCGTAGCATTGGGATTGGTTTTTTAATCTCTCCTTCTTTGGAAAACAAAATTAATTTTGTGAATGACGCTAAGATAAAGGAAGAAAAAGTCGGGGTTACATGCGAATCTTGCTCCTTATCCGATTGTGATCTTAGGGTTGCCCCTCCTAAAAGGTTATTAGCAAAACAAAAGAATAAAAGAACGGCAATGCTTGTAAAAGAAATAATGGCTCAATACGAAAAATAA
- the aceB gene encoding malate synthase A, which produces MKTQTSISQTISFTKDVRNYYPEMLTDEVLEFLEALQNRFNERRLRLLTKREEQQQLFDRGVTPAFLENTKEIREGNWVAGAIPKDLQDRRVEITGPVDRKMIINALNSGAKTFMADFEDSNAPSWDNCLQGQKNLKDAVNRTISYYSPKNERTYELNREIAVLIVRTRGLHLNEKHMLIHDKEVSAALFDFGIYLFHNHQRLQANGTGAYYYLPKLEHYEEAIWWNDVIDFSETYLGMKKGSVKVTVLVETITASFQLDEIIYALKDHIVGLNCGRWDYIFSYIKKMRNHKDFIVPDRDQVTMTSPFMNAYSTLVIQRCHKRNILAIGGMAAQIPIKGDEERNAKAFEKVRIDKEREVLNGHDGTWVAHPGLVALAMQVFNANMPGLNQLDVHRNEVTITEEDLLEIPKGTITEEGIRKNINVGIHYIATWLGGNGAVSIYNLMEDAATAEISRTQIWQWLKNEVTLDDGSIFNKRRFNTLFEDELLIIKKQVGEQLFIKENYLNAISIFRRLVIANDFEEFLTTRAYQYI; this is translated from the coding sequence ATGAAAACACAAACAAGCATTAGCCAAACCATTAGTTTCACAAAAGATGTTAGAAACTATTATCCAGAAATGTTAACAGATGAGGTGTTGGAATTTTTAGAAGCGCTACAGAACCGATTTAATGAAAGAAGGTTGCGACTGCTTACAAAAAGAGAAGAACAACAGCAGTTGTTTGATCGGGGAGTAACTCCAGCGTTTTTAGAAAACACAAAAGAAATCAGAGAAGGGAATTGGGTCGCAGGTGCTATTCCAAAGGATCTTCAGGATCGGCGTGTAGAAATTACTGGACCAGTGGATAGAAAAATGATTATTAATGCACTGAATTCAGGAGCAAAAACCTTTATGGCAGATTTTGAGGATAGTAATGCGCCTTCATGGGATAATTGTTTACAAGGGCAAAAGAATTTGAAAGATGCAGTTAATAGAACTATTTCTTATTACAGTCCTAAGAATGAGCGAACATACGAACTCAATAGAGAAATTGCAGTTTTAATAGTGAGAACCAGAGGACTTCATCTGAATGAAAAACATATGTTGATTCATGATAAAGAGGTGAGTGCCGCATTATTTGATTTTGGAATTTATTTGTTTCATAATCACCAGCGATTACAAGCTAATGGAACAGGAGCATATTATTATTTGCCAAAATTGGAGCATTATGAGGAAGCAATCTGGTGGAATGATGTGATCGATTTTTCAGAGACCTATTTAGGGATGAAAAAGGGTAGTGTAAAAGTTACGGTTCTCGTAGAAACCATCACCGCCAGTTTTCAACTGGATGAGATTATCTATGCCTTAAAAGACCATATTGTAGGGCTGAACTGTGGTCGCTGGGACTATATTTTTAGCTACATCAAAAAAATGAGAAATCATAAAGACTTTATCGTTCCGGATAGAGACCAGGTAACAATGACAAGTCCGTTTATGAATGCTTACAGTACGTTAGTGATTCAGCGATGTCATAAGCGCAATATTTTGGCAATAGGAGGAATGGCAGCCCAGATTCCTATAAAAGGAGATGAAGAAAGAAATGCAAAAGCTTTTGAAAAAGTTAGAATTGATAAAGAACGGGAGGTACTGAATGGACATGATGGAACATGGGTTGCTCATCCTGGGTTAGTAGCATTGGCAATGCAAGTGTTTAATGCCAATATGCCAGGACTAAATCAACTAGATGTACACAGGAATGAAGTGACTATTACAGAAGAAGATCTGTTAGAAATTCCCAAAGGGACTATTACAGAAGAAGGTATTAGAAAAAATATAAATGTCGGAATTCATTATATAGCGACCTGGCTAGGAGGGAATGGAGCTGTGTCTATCTATAATCTGATGGAAGATGCCGCAACAGCAGAAATAAGCAGGACTCAGATATGGCAATGGTTAAAAAATGAAGTGACGCTGGACGATGGGAGTATATTTAATAAACGCCGATTTAATACCCTTTTTGAGGATGAACTATTGATCATTAAAAAACAAGTAGGAGAACAATTGTTTATTAAAGAAAATTACCTCAATGCGATCTCTATTTTTAGGCGATTAGTCATAGCAAATGATTTTGAAGAGTTTTTGACGACAAGAGCATACCAATATATATAA
- the aceA gene encoding isocitrate lyase, translated as MNAKQKAEELLIDWTTNPRWRGVERPYSPEKVVQLQGSYAIEYSIARQGAEKLWMKLKTQDFVAGLGALTGNQAVQEVEAGLEAIYLSGWQVAADANLAGEMYPDQSLYPANSVPQVVKRINNALLRADQIQVVNHVKNKKDYLVPIVADAEAGFGGNLNVFELTKSMIESGASGIHLEDQLSSAKKCGHLGGKVLVPTQEAVNKLIAARLAADVMGVPTVIIARTDADAANLLTSDIDERDRKFVTGERTDEGFFYVKNGIEQGIDRGLSYAPYADLIWMETSTPDLEQARRFATAIHAEYPDKMLAYNCSPSFNWAAKLSVEEMEVFREELASMGYKFQFITLAGFHALNTSMFELSKAYKERGMAGYSELQEREFALQKEGFRAVKHQAFVGTAYFDEIQQVVTSGKTATAAMHGSTEEEQF; from the coding sequence ATGAACGCAAAACAAAAAGCAGAAGAATTGTTAATAGATTGGACAACAAACCCCAGATGGAGAGGGGTAGAGCGCCCTTATTCTCCAGAAAAAGTGGTGCAGCTTCAAGGATCGTATGCAATTGAATACAGCATTGCGAGACAAGGAGCCGAAAAATTGTGGATGAAGCTAAAGACTCAGGATTTTGTAGCCGGGTTAGGAGCTTTGACAGGGAATCAGGCTGTGCAGGAGGTAGAAGCAGGATTAGAAGCGATTTATCTGAGCGGATGGCAAGTTGCTGCCGATGCAAATTTAGCAGGAGAAATGTACCCGGATCAATCTCTGTACCCCGCTAATAGTGTTCCGCAAGTGGTAAAAAGAATCAATAATGCACTGTTAAGAGCAGATCAAATTCAGGTAGTCAATCATGTGAAAAACAAGAAAGATTATTTAGTGCCAATTGTAGCAGATGCTGAAGCTGGGTTTGGTGGAAATTTAAATGTGTTTGAACTGACGAAATCAATGATCGAATCAGGAGCAAGCGGGATTCACCTGGAAGATCAATTAAGTTCTGCTAAAAAGTGTGGACACTTAGGAGGAAAGGTATTGGTTCCTACTCAAGAAGCAGTAAACAAACTAATAGCAGCTAGATTGGCTGCTGATGTAATGGGGGTTCCTACCGTTATTATTGCCCGAACTGATGCCGATGCTGCTAATTTGTTAACCAGTGATATCGATGAAAGAGATCGAAAATTCGTAACAGGAGAACGTACTGATGAAGGTTTTTTCTATGTAAAAAATGGAATAGAACAAGGAATTGACAGAGGACTTTCATACGCGCCATATGCAGATTTAATATGGATGGAGACCAGTACTCCTGACCTGGAACAAGCAAGAAGATTTGCAACAGCAATACATGCAGAATATCCGGATAAGATGCTGGCGTATAATTGTTCTCCTTCATTTAATTGGGCAGCAAAACTTTCTGTAGAGGAAATGGAGGTATTCAGGGAAGAGCTGGCTTCGATGGGATATAAATTTCAGTTTATTACTCTGGCAGGTTTTCACGCATTAAATACCAGTATGTTTGAGTTGTCAAAAGCTTATAAAGAACGAGGTATGGCTGGGTATTCAGAATTACAGGAGCGAGAGTTCGCGTTACAAAAAGAAGGCTTTAGAGCAGTAAAGCATCAAGCATTTGTAGGAACAGCTTATTTTGATGAGATACAACAGGTGGTTACTTCAGGAAAAACAGCAACAGCTGCAATGCATGGAAGTACGGAAGAAGAACAATTTTGA
- a CDS encoding zinc-dependent peptidase — translation MRKLPDAMRRFLEENTFYKQLNKRKKQYFEHRVACFLDTTDFVGREEMKVTDEMKMKISMIVIQLTFGMRKYLIEYLTTIILYPSTFFSVLNQREHKGEFNPRSKALVLSWEHFQNKNQKTLDSNLGIHEVAHAIHYTAIKNTDISAEIFYDTFLELEQYLNSPEMKEKVLKANILRAYAFTDKYEFVAVLIEVFMLSPMKLKTHLPKVYDYVSQMLNFRYFDE, via the coding sequence ATGAGAAAACTGCCTGATGCTATGAGGCGCTTTTTAGAAGAAAATACATTTTATAAACAATTGAATAAGCGCAAAAAACAATACTTCGAGCATAGAGTAGCTTGTTTTTTAGATACAACGGATTTCGTAGGAAGAGAAGAAATGAAGGTTACGGATGAAATGAAAATGAAAATTTCGATGATTGTTATTCAATTAACCTTCGGAATGAGGAAATATCTGATAGAGTATCTAACGACTATTATTTTGTACCCCAGTACTTTTTTTTCTGTACTCAATCAGCGAGAGCATAAAGGTGAGTTTAATCCCAGATCTAAAGCATTAGTACTTTCCTGGGAGCATTTTCAGAATAAAAATCAGAAAACTTTGGATAGTAATTTAGGGATTCACGAGGTAGCACATGCAATTCATTATACGGCTATAAAAAATACAGATATCAGTGCAGAGATTTTTTATGATACTTTTCTAGAGTTGGAGCAATACTTAAATTCTCCGGAAATGAAAGAGAAAGTTTTAAAGGCGAATATCCTTAGAGCCTATGCTTTTACTGATAAATATGAATTTGTCGCAGTACTAATTGAGGTTTTTATGCTTTCGCCAATGAAGTTAAAGACACATCTTCCCAAGGTATATGATTATGTGAGTCAGATGCTTAATTTTAGATATTTTGATGAGTAA
- the rpe gene encoding ribulose-phosphate 3-epimerase translates to MSSKLIAPSVLAADFANLQRDVEMINKSEADWFHIDIMDGVFVPNISFGMPVLRDIAKHASKTIDVHLMIVDPDRYIKTFADLGSNILTVHYEACTHLHRTLQAIKAEGMKAGVALNPHTNISLLEDVITEIDLVCIMSVNPGFGGQSFIENTYNKVVQLKELITRKKATTLIEIDGGVTSKNAKQLADAGADVLVAGSFVFKSEDQIQTIKELKAVANS, encoded by the coding sequence ATGAGTTCAAAATTAATTGCTCCTTCTGTATTAGCTGCTGACTTTGCTAATCTTCAAAGAGATGTCGAAATGATCAATAAAAGTGAGGCAGATTGGTTTCACATTGATATTATGGACGGTGTATTTGTCCCGAATATTTCTTTTGGGATGCCTGTACTTAGAGATATAGCAAAACATGCATCTAAAACAATCGATGTTCACCTTATGATCGTGGACCCTGACAGGTACATCAAAACATTTGCGGATTTAGGAAGCAATATACTCACTGTACACTACGAAGCTTGTACACATTTGCACCGAACATTACAAGCTATCAAAGCAGAAGGCATGAAAGCCGGAGTAGCCTTAAATCCACATACTAATATATCGTTATTAGAAGATGTTATTACTGAAATCGACCTGGTATGCATAATGAGTGTAAATCCTGGTTTTGGAGGACAATCATTTATTGAAAATACTTACAACAAAGTAGTTCAGTTAAAAGAGTTAATTACCCGAAAAAAAGCAACTACTTTAATTGAAATTGATGGAGGAGTTACCAGTAAAAATGCTAAGCAACTTGCAGATGCCGGAGCTGATGTATTAGTAGCAGGAAGCTTTGTCTTTAAAAGTGAAGATCAAATACAAACTATAAAAGAACTAAAAGCCGTTGCCAATTCTTAA